In the Candidatus Methanosuratincola sp. genome, GCCAAGCACATAGGCCACGCCCCCCTCCATCCCCTCGACTACCCACTCCGCTATCGCCATGGCGTTTTCGATGACGTCATCACTCGACTGCGTCGCAACCTTCAGGCCCTGTACCCTCTCTGGGTCGTAGGGGACACTCATATACCCGTATATTCTGGACGAGACCCTCCCCTGCCTGAAGTCCTCCTCGTCCACGTCCGCCACCTCCGCCTCCTTTAGGGGGAGTTCGCCCCAAAGGAACCTCACAAGGATCCATGCAGCCGCCTCTGGGCTCACCGCGAAGACCCCGCTATGCATCTTGACTCCTGCGGGTATGCCGATGACCGGCACATCCTCCCCGACCGTGTCGAAGATGTCCCTTGCGGTCCCGTCCCCGCCGCAGAAAACAATCACCCCGACCCCTTCTTCAAGCATCTTTTTAGCCGCCAGCCTGGTGTCTTCGCTAGTCGTCCTCTCCTTCCTCTCCATCCCCCGCAAAATCCTGAATGGTAGCGCCGCCCTCATGAACGCATCTTCCCCCATCTCGCCTGGACAGGTGAGGAAATCGATCGCTGCTCCAAAGGGCTTCAACTTCTCTAGGAACCTCGCCGCCCTATTGACTGACACCTTAACGGCACCGAGTTGGACGGCCCTCTCGACCAAACCGTCTGTGCCCTTCAACCCTACCGCTCCCCCCATGCCTGCCACGGGGTTGACGATCAGCCCCGCCCTCCTGATGCCAGACACGGTGTTCTCGCCCCTCTTGACCGCTCGGGGGACGGTCGCTGCGTCAGATCCTCTCAATGCTTATTACGTACTTCTCTCCATCGATCTCCCACGCTTCGGGGGCTCCAAAATCCGGTTCCTGCAGCGATATCCTGAGCTCCTTTGCCCTGACTTCGCCTGCAATCTCTGTAGCCCTGCTCTCGAGTGCCCTTCTAGCATCCTCCGACGGCACACTCACGAAGGCTCTGATGTAGTCGTCAACGTTCAGGTCGGCACGCTTTCTCATCTCCTGGATCCTCCTCACAATGTCCCTGGCAAGACCCTCGGCAAGCAGTTCTTCGCTCTTCGTGGTGTCGATGAAGATCTCCCCATACTTGCACCTCTCGCTTATGTAGTTTTCAGGGAGCCTCTCCTGGAAGCTGACATAATCCTTCCTGACCTCTACTCTGCCCACTCCCTCCACCTCTACCGAGACGCCCTCCCCCTTCTCGAATGCTGCCATCACTTCCTTCCCGTTGAGGGTACTGATCGCGCGCTCAACCAGTCCGCTCCTCTCCCTGAAGACCGGGCCGAGGATCG is a window encoding:
- a CDS encoding ATP-NAD kinase family protein is translated as MRGSDAATVPRAVKRGENTVSGIRRAGLIVNPVAGMGGAVGLKGTDGLVERAVQLGAVKVSVNRAARFLEKLKPFGAAIDFLTCPGEMGEDAFMRAALPFRILRGMERKERTTSEDTRLAAKKMLEEGVGVIVFCGGDGTARDIFDTVGEDVPVIGIPAGVKMHSGVFAVSPEAAAWILVRFLWGELPLKEAEVADVDEEDFRQGRVSSRIYGYMSVPYDPERVQGLKVATQSSDDVIENAMAIAEWVVEGMEGGVAYVLGPGSTVKRINQVLGIDGSQLGVDIIRDGALVAADAPEEVVFRNVRDGKAKIIVSPIGNQGFIFGRGNQQISPRVIRAVGRENLVVIATRDKLRNIRLLRVDTGDPELDSLLSGTIRVVVDYNYAKIMRVVGTE